Proteins encoded within one genomic window of Ottowia sp. SB7-C50:
- a CDS encoding conjugal transfer protein TraG, translating to MQGTNVLFGQIAVVFGIVIAGVWGATQWTAAALGYQVRLGSPWFDFLGTPIYHPWKLFEWWFVFDAYAPRVFDTGGAIAGGSGLLALVVAIGMSIWRSRQSRLVTTYGSARWANAEDIRKAGLTQSTGVFLGQHDRQYLRHEGPEHVLTFAPTRSGKGVGLVVPTLLSWPESAVIHDIKGENWSITAGWRSRFSHCLLFNPTDSRSAAYNPLLEVRRGAHEVRDVQNIADILVDPEGALEKRNHWEKTSHALLVGAILHVLYAGEDKTLRGVANFLSDPASPFELTLHRMMTTPHLGDGPHPVVASAAREVLNKSDNERSGVLSTAMSFLGLYRDPTVAEVTSRCDWRIADLIAAEHPVSLYLVVPPSDISRTKPLIRLILNQVGRRLTESLDGSDGIQRRHKLLLMLDEFPALGRLDFFETALAFMAGYGIRSFLIAQSLNQIDKAYGQNHSILDNCHVRVTFATNDERTAKRISETLGTATELRAQRNYAGHRLAPWLGHLMVSRQETARPLLTPGEVMQLPPDEAVVMVSSVAPIKAKKLRYYADSNFKRRVLRPPALADGQYADAPPSRPDDWSELAIPAVPAAPATASADGLGSTDDGGPRRQPELTETVTYDPELAAPAADLALLDDDEDLPLPLLRQLDPAMQRTARLASLDPNDGIEL from the coding sequence ATGCAAGGGACGAACGTGCTGTTCGGTCAGATCGCCGTGGTATTCGGCATCGTGATAGCCGGCGTGTGGGGCGCCACGCAATGGACAGCAGCGGCCCTTGGCTATCAAGTACGCCTTGGCTCGCCCTGGTTCGACTTTCTTGGCACGCCGATCTACCACCCGTGGAAACTGTTTGAGTGGTGGTTCGTTTTCGATGCCTATGCGCCGCGCGTGTTCGACACCGGCGGCGCCATCGCGGGCGGCAGCGGCCTGCTGGCGCTGGTGGTCGCCATCGGCATGTCGATCTGGCGCTCGCGGCAATCGCGCTTGGTCACGACCTACGGCTCGGCCCGCTGGGCGAATGCGGAGGACATTCGCAAGGCCGGCCTCACGCAGTCGACCGGCGTGTTCCTCGGCCAGCACGATCGCCAGTACCTGCGCCACGAAGGCCCGGAACACGTCCTGACCTTCGCGCCCACGCGCTCGGGCAAGGGCGTCGGCCTCGTAGTGCCGACCTTGTTGAGCTGGCCCGAATCCGCCGTCATCCACGACATCAAAGGGGAGAACTGGAGCATCACCGCCGGCTGGCGTAGCCGTTTCAGCCACTGCCTGTTGTTCAACCCCACGGATAGCCGGTCGGCCGCGTACAACCCGCTGCTGGAAGTGCGGCGCGGCGCGCATGAAGTGCGCGACGTGCAGAACATCGCCGACATCCTGGTCGATCCCGAGGGCGCGCTGGAGAAACGCAACCACTGGGAGAAGACCTCGCACGCGCTGCTGGTCGGCGCCATCCTGCATGTACTTTACGCAGGTGAGGACAAGACGCTACGCGGCGTTGCCAACTTCCTGTCCGATCCGGCCAGCCCCTTCGAGCTGACCCTGCACCGCATGATGACAACGCCCCACCTGGGCGATGGCCCGCATCCGGTGGTGGCCTCGGCGGCGCGCGAAGTGCTCAACAAGAGCGACAACGAACGCTCGGGCGTCCTGTCCACGGCCATGTCGTTCCTCGGCCTGTACCGCGATCCCACGGTGGCCGAAGTCACCTCGCGCTGCGACTGGCGCATCGCTGACCTGATTGCAGCCGAGCATCCGGTGTCGCTGTACCTCGTGGTGCCGCCATCGGACATCAGCCGCACGAAGCCGCTGATCCGGTTGATCCTCAACCAGGTCGGTCGGCGATTGACCGAATCGCTCGACGGCAGCGATGGCATCCAGCGCCGCCACAAGCTGCTGCTGATGCTCGATGAGTTCCCGGCGCTGGGCCGTCTGGACTTCTTCGAGACGGCGCTGGCCTTCATGGCGGGCTACGGCATCCGCAGCTTCCTCATCGCGCAGTCGCTCAACCAGATCGACAAAGCCTATGGCCAAAACCACTCGATCCTGGACAACTGCCATGTGCGCGTGACGTTCGCCACGAACGACGAGCGCACCGCCAAGCGCATCTCCGAGACGCTAGGCACGGCCACCGAACTGCGCGCCCAGCGCAACTATGCCGGCCACCGGCTGGCCCCATGGCTGGGGCACCTGATGGTGTCGCGCCAAGAAACGGCCCGCCCGCTGCTGACGCCGGGCGAAGTCATGCAGCTTCCGCCCGACGAGGCCGTGGTGATGGTGTCCAGCGTGGCACCGATCAAAGCCAAGAAGCTGCGCTACTACGCGGACAGCAATTTCAAGCGCCGCGTGCTGCGGCCGCCTGCGCTTGCGGATGGGCAGTACGCCGACGCGCCGCCGTCGCGGCCCGACGACTGGAGCGAGCTGGCGATTCCTGCCGTACCCGCTGCACCTGCCACGGCATCCGCCGATGGCCTGGGGTCCACCGATGACGGTGGCCCGCGCCGTCAGCCCGAACTCACCGAAACCGTCACCTACGACCCCGAGTTGGCCGCGCCCGCGGCCGACCTGGCGCTGCTCGATGACGACGAGGACCTGCCGCTTCCCCTTCTTCGTCAGCTCGATCCGGCCATGCAGCGAACGGCCCGGCTGGCATCCCTCGACCCCAACGACGGAATCGAGCTATGA
- a CDS encoding EexN family lipoprotein has protein sequence MNLLRITASLSLTVLLAACSRSEAPKPADLPSVEELATDPVRLKELRKQCKTDRPTMGDVLCNRVGEATNQRFFGDGKVPYTPPKEPPKF, from the coding sequence ATGAACCTGCTCAGGATCACCGCATCGCTTTCGCTGACGGTACTGTTGGCTGCTTGTAGCCGGTCGGAGGCGCCCAAGCCCGCCGACCTCCCGAGCGTAGAGGAGCTGGCCACCGACCCCGTGCGCCTGAAGGAACTGCGCAAGCAGTGCAAAACGGATCGCCCGACGATGGGCGACGTGCTGTGCAACCGCGTTGGCGAGGCCACGAACCAACGCTTCTTCGGCGATGGCAAAGTGCCCTATACGCCGCCGAAGGAGCCACCCAAGTTCTAA